Proteins co-encoded in one Streptomyces sp. NBC_01571 genomic window:
- a CDS encoding MerR family DNA-binding transcriptional regulator encodes MSVTEDANEPLIRIGEVARGAGVSVRAVRYYEQQGLLTPQRSPSGQRLYRQGAISLVRFFQQMYAAGLTSRRITELLPCWDAGHTDADQRAMLRVERERIQAKIDELEAARNRLDQVIAVTDTHP; translated from the coding sequence ATGTCTGTCACCGAGGACGCGAACGAGCCCTTGATCCGCATCGGCGAGGTGGCACGAGGCGCCGGCGTCTCGGTGCGCGCCGTGCGCTACTACGAGCAGCAGGGGCTGCTCACCCCGCAGCGCAGCCCGTCCGGCCAGCGTCTGTACCGGCAGGGCGCCATCTCCCTGGTCCGCTTCTTCCAGCAGATGTACGCCGCCGGCCTGACCAGCCGAAGGATCACCGAACTGCTTCCGTGCTGGGACGCCGGGCACACCGATGCCGATCAACGAGCCATGCTCCGCGTCGAGCGCGAACGCATCCAGGCCAAGATCGACGAACTGGAGGCCGCCCGGAACCGCCTCGACCAAGTCATCGCGGTCACGGACACGCACCCGTAG
- a CDS encoding SDR family oxidoreductase, whose amino-acid sequence MDINNSVALVTGANRGLGRAFVQRLLDRGARKVYATARRPATVDLPGVEVLPLDIADPASVRAAAEAAPDVALLINNAGISTGAGLVTGSLDRLRQELETNMFGHLEMIRQFAPALARNGGGAIVNVLSAMSWFGGKGANAYHLSKAAAWAMTNGVRLELAEQGTLVTAVHLGLADTDMAAAWPVAKIAPWDLADAALDGVEAGSAEILADQWSRDVKARLPLTPEEFNAAMDRALAALMAG is encoded by the coding sequence ATGGATATCAACAACTCCGTCGCCCTTGTCACCGGAGCCAACCGCGGCCTCGGCCGCGCCTTCGTCCAGCGTCTGCTTGATCGGGGCGCGCGTAAGGTCTACGCGACGGCCCGCCGACCGGCGACCGTGGACCTGCCCGGGGTTGAGGTGCTGCCCCTTGACATCGCCGATCCCGCATCCGTGAGGGCCGCCGCCGAGGCCGCCCCTGACGTCGCCCTACTCATCAACAATGCGGGGATCAGTACGGGGGCGGGCTTGGTGACCGGTTCGCTGGACAGGCTGCGGCAGGAGCTGGAGACCAACATGTTCGGCCATCTCGAAATGATCCGGCAGTTCGCTCCGGCACTCGCCAGGAACGGCGGGGGTGCGATCGTCAACGTCCTCTCCGCCATGTCGTGGTTCGGGGGCAAGGGCGCCAATGCCTACCACCTGAGCAAGGCCGCTGCCTGGGCCATGACTAACGGTGTCCGCCTGGAGCTCGCCGAGCAGGGCACGCTCGTCACAGCAGTACACCTCGGCCTGGCCGACACCGACATGGCCGCAGCCTGGCCCGTCGCCAAGATCGCACCGTGGGACCTGGCCGACGCCGCGCTCGACGGTGTCGAGGCAGGGTCTGCGGAGATCCTCGCCGACCAGTGGAGTCGGGACGTCAAGGCCCGCCTGCCTCTGACCCCGGAGGAGTTCAACGCCGCGATGGACCGCGCTCTGGCGGCCCTGATGGCGGGCTGA